From Gossypium raimondii isolate GPD5lz chromosome 11, ASM2569854v1, whole genome shotgun sequence:
ACtttaaggtttatttttttatgcttatttgGAAATCCTGATCAATGTCTCCATTTAAGGTATACTTGAAGTTTGTTGAtgatttaacaattaaatccaTCGTGCTGTTCGTTTTGTTTTACAGACAAGGACTCATAGCAGCTGGATATAACGTAAGAACTTAATTAGAAATTGCATGATGATAGATACTCTTTAGGTTGCTTTTACTTATCTTAATCTCATTGCTAAATACTTGCATCAATTCATCAATGTTTACGCCGAGTGGCCAGCCTAACtcatgaatgccaaaatttCACTATGTTTCAGGGAATTGATGTTTTAAATGGCATTGCTTGGGATAGCAACAAAAATCGCATTTTTGGTAAGTTCTAAGATCGATTTGGCTTTCAGAATCATCATTTACTTCCCTATTTTTATAGTGTCAGACATGAGTACAGggtataatatttcaaatatatcaaaaaataattaaaaaaattgagtatACCCATTTCCTGTACATACCTGCATTTGAAATTTACACCGATTCCGAGTAACATTGGCGtggataaaatgaccaaaatatattgagttctttttttttggtttcctTCTAGTTACTGGAAAACTCTGGCCAAAGCTTTATGAGATCAAGCTACATCCAGTAAGGAGACAAATCGACAATAAAGACATTGAGCAGCTTTGCGTGCCATGAAAAGCTATATCCTTATGTACCCACGAAGGTCTGTATGCTGCATATAAGGCTTTATTAATTTGTATACGAATTCAggaatgaaaattttccattggagatttttaatttagataccTGATTCCTAGTCTTTACtgaatcttttaaaatttgtttgtaCTATCGGGTGTCATTACATTGGGTTTCTGCATTCTCTACCATTATTAACATGAATAGATGAATGTGTAGTAAAGATGGTAGGATATAAAGGgcattatattatatataaaaaacttatataaaatgtaacattAATCAGGTGCTAAACATAGATGACATAAGTTGACAAAACatctctctttttattttctctcagaTGCTAAAGTAGGTGTGGTACTGTGGTTCATTATAAGCAGTAGTATAATTTAACATCAGAAGTTGCCGCTGATCGAACAAGTCTTCAACTTGACATTGTCGATAGGCAGCCTGTCCTCAGGGAAGGGGCAATCAATCTCCTTCTCAGGCAACAAGTTGCATGGTTCCGGTGTCACTTGGTTAGTAACTCCCTGAATATGAGTGCAGTTCCATTGCAACTCCTTTGGCTTTGAAGTTAGTTTGATATTGACATTAGAAATGCAAATATCCGTAAAAGGATCGTTTTCGATCCCATCCAGTCTTGCTGAATATGTAACATTATCAGCCACAACGTCTCTGTAATTGATCCCTTTGATTACCGGTAATGCTTTTGGGTCAAAACCGGGGTCTGGATGTGAGCCATAAGAGCCAGTCATCCAGAACACATACTTCATTGTATTCAATGTGATCCTCCTAACATAAATGTCTTTCACATAAGCTCCTCTTCCCACAGCTGTTTTAATCCTCACACCAGATTGAGTGTTGATTGCCGTGATGTCTTCGGCTCTTACATCTTCGATCCCACCTGACATCTCGCTCCCGAGAGCAATGGTGGCACTGTCAGGAGATATGCAGGTGAATCTTCTAATCACTAAGTTCTTGGTTGGCATGTTGAACTTGATTCCATATTGATCCCAACCACTTTTGACTGCTATGCAGTCATCCCCCGAGACTACAAAACTGTCCTCAATTTTAGTGTTTGTGCATGAATctggaaaataaaaaggtaataaattaataaattagtaattaaatgagttaaaaaaaacttcaaactATGAAAGCAAGCAAACCTGGATCTATTCCATCTGTATTAGGAGAATCAACTGGTGCAAGAATGGTCAAGTGTTGGATAATTATATCACTGCAATTACGATTTCGAGTCaaaaaatggtcaattaaaatttaaaattgtcgATAAACCGGATTAACCTGCTGTATATGGGATGAACGTTCCATGATGGAGAGTTAACCAATGTGAGATTCGAAATTTGCACCTGACTAGAATACATTATCTCGATCAAGTAAGGCCTGGTTACATTTAATTTCTCCTCTTTGAACTTTTTCCACCAGTAAGCTCCTTGGCCATCGATGGTACCGTTGTTACCTTAAGTTACAAACCACCACATATGTTCAATAAATACGTTAGGTCCGGCTCATAAACACCATAAATTTACCCTTGCATTTAATTGTTATAAGATTGTATTTGATAGGTATTAGTGTTGAATTTACCTGTAATGACGACATCTGTGAGGTTGGTGCCAAAAATAAGACTGCTGAACCTTCCATTAGGGGCGTCTCTTCCCCTCCCGTAAGATGGCAGAACAGGAAGATGAGGCCACTCTGATTCATCctgtttgtttttttccaaagaTTTAGTTTAACATTAACCTCCAACAATATTAATGGTACATTCTGGTTCTAATGTATTCGATAGTTGGTCAAAAAAGTTAGTTCTCCCACTCCACACTATTGTTTACAATGTTAGGTAACAATGGCttatatttttttggaataaaagCTTGGTCTAGGTTTTTGTTGgtcaaatcaatttattttcctttttttttactaaaaaaagtaaatcagttttttatgttatattaaatagtaaattggttcttactgttaaaaatttaattcattttacagtTAAAAATTAGTATAGTTGATGAAATAACTAAATAGTTACATGGCGTGTCACATGTATCTTATCTTGACATATATAAGtcatttttaacagtaaaattagatagaatttttaacaaaatatcaatttacTCTTAAATAGATAAAATGCTATCCTATTCATAACATAAacttccataatacttttataactataaaacaaattgaaaattattaatattccAAACAACACATAATAAAacatgattttgatattataaaatcaattgataataaataaacatgtgAATTTGATTTGAACATAAAAATACCACATGCATGAACCTAAACAAATTGGTCTTACATTCAAAAGGTAGATATTCTAGTACCTGAAACATCCAAACTTTTCAAAGTGGGTTGAAAACTCAGTCAATAAAAAGGAAAGTTAGGGAGTGAAATGTCAGCTATTGGTGATCTAAATTATACTGAAacaaatgtttatatatatatatatatatatatatatatttattatttaaagaattGAATGAGTGtatgatttaattgtaaaattcattattttattaaatatcaagtaattttgttgagaaaattttatataataaaatttaaatttaaaatattacagtgtaattttattattttaactaaaatttatttattttttgttgattaagttttaattctattaGCATGAACGTTATTGTCAATATATGAAAACGTAGGTTTGAGTGTGTtaaagtgcattatcctcctttaatgagattgttaaaaaattatatttttacgttaattttctaaaatatatttgttctaTAAtcgtttttataattaataagattTATATCTATTCAGCGACTGAAAATCAACCGTCTTTATTTTTTCTGTCATCGGTTTCAactaaaacttatttatttcttacgttaattttttataaatatatttattaaataaaagtatccataatttttttataaataacaaGATTTATATCTATTCATCAACCAAAATCAATTTTTCTATTACCAACCAAAAActcatttatttcttgaaatttttatgaatatatttattaaataaaaatttattcataatttttaataattaataagatTTACATCTATTTATCCACCGAAAATCAACAGTAAtgtggttttattttttctatcatCGATATGGAATTGAAGTGTAAAAATATAGTAGTACCTGAGTTCCAAGAATAACAGCATCTTTATGgataaaaagagtaaaatgaCTGGTGAGATTAAAACTCCCAGTTAACCATTTCCCCGGCGGGACAACAAGTTGTGCACCACCACCATCTGCCGCGAGCTGGCTGAGATTTGCTATCGCAGCTTTAAACGCCTCCGTGTTGGATGTTTTGCCGTCACCAACACCACCAAATTCCGTCAGAACCGCACTGTGTTTCCGACAGTTTAACGCCGGAAACTCGATCGTCGTACTCGTCGTCGCATGTCCGGCGACTCGAAACTCCGCTACACTCCAACTCGATAATCCCAATAGAAATATTGCTGAGATCAACGTCTTGATCAcctaaaaaaagaaacaatcaAGCTTAGCTTCTCGTCACATTTTTTACTCCCATTTTCatcgataaaaaaaaaaagaaaagaaatacgACATGGGATTTTTTCGAGAAACAAcaagaatagaaaagaaaagaaaaactgaaaTAGAAGGGATGTGCAAATGGCATGGAGATAGATTACAAGGGATTTTCTCGAGAACTCCATAAGTGAAAACTAGTGAGGTACACCTGTGTTTTCTTTGCCAAAGAGAAACTTACATATAGAGAATGGTTTAATGTGCAACAATTTATATATAGTAACTATAATTATGAGCAAATCCTTGATCAGGTGGCGTTacagtaaaaattaattaaataaaataaagcaagaTTTAAAGCTTTCTAAATATAACCCAATTGGatgttgttttgtttatttattcttaaataattttaaaatatatctgttttttatacaatgtttaGAGTTAGTCATAGTACCtctttaattcataaataaaaagataatgcGATTTAACACATTCGAACACACATATTTctatattgacaacaatactatGTCAATAGAACTATGATTCAAttgaaaagtgatttttttagtGCATGTTATcggaaaatataattaaatttttatgaaaaatagcATACGCTTGAAGAGAATACATGGAAAAGTATCTTGCAAGTTTTAGTATTAGGAGCTgcatttcattttgttttctattaaaaaatgaataaattaattattatatgttagatcaaatagCAAATTGGTCCTTTCTGCTTAAAACTTTatcaatttatactattaaaaattagtgtGGTTGATGAAATAATAAGATGGTGACACGTGATGTGTCATGTATATTGCATGTTGACAAACAAAcattagtttttaacaataggattaaatgaaatttttaaccgAAGAATCAATTTGcttttaaatctaatatatatacaaaaatctTTGTATATTAAAtctgaatttgaattatattaaacttttaaaaagaacaaactcttttaaattttaatattatttttttattcgcaaaatttaaactaaaacctaattaaagcATACAGAGCTATTGGCATAAATTATTTTACGTAGACGGAAACTACAATATGGCGTAATTTGCATTTTTTCTGATCAACGGTGATATCATGCTCGTATGGCTAAAAGGTTCCACTTTTTCGTCCTCTTCACACCGTTTGATCTAAAAGCATTCTGACGTGGCATGCATCAACTGACTAG
This genomic window contains:
- the LOC105801806 gene encoding probable polygalacturonase, which codes for MEFSRKSLVIKTLISAIFLLGLSSWSVAEFRVAGHATTSTTIEFPALNCRKHSAVLTEFGGVGDGKTSNTEAFKAAIANLSQLAADGGGAQLVVPPGKWLTGSFNLTSHFTLFIHKDAVILGTQDESEWPHLPVLPSYGRGRDAPNGRFSSLIFGTNLTDVVITGNNGTIDGQGAYWWKKFKEEKLNVTRPYLIEIMYSSQVQISNLTLVNSPSWNVHPIYSSDIIIQHLTILAPVDSPNTDGIDPDSCTNTKIEDSFVVSGDDCIAVKSGWDQYGIKFNMPTKNLVIRRFTCISPDSATIALGSEMSGGIEDVRAEDITAINTQSGVRIKTAVGRGAYVKDIYVRRITLNTMKYVFWMTGSYGSHPDPGFDPKALPVIKGINYRDVVADNVTYSARLDGIENDPFTDICISNVNIKLTSKPKELQWNCTHIQGVTNQVTPEPCNLLPEKEIDCPFPEDRLPIDNVKLKTCSISGNF